Proteins co-encoded in one Plasmodium sp. gorilla clade G2 genome assembly, chromosome: 9 genomic window:
- a CDS encoding chaperone, putative, whose translation MRKIKYLSTLWKHKKINIFNHKNYYTNNLSQNFFHSHKNNLDNNNYNGTNLSEKNKVKHVKCPKCNSNISTDIVSFNCQVCKALFNVDIFKNFNIFELFNIEANYDIDKNHLKKKFNEIQNIYHPDKNAQNVEVDEINQVSSYLNNAYRTLSNDVERALYLLKIEYNYMISEDECMDDDEFLSEIIKINVEISKPDANIELLTREYKQKYEEYSKEIKLHFKEKNFNNILNVLKKLKFINRVLERLQNI comes from the exons atgaGAAAAATAAAGTACTTATCCACATTGTGgaaacacaaaaaaattaatatctttaatcataaaaattattacacGAATAATTTATCTCAAAACTTTTTCCACAGTCATAAAAACAATCTAg ataataataattataatggaACCAATTTAAGTGAAAAGAATAAAGTGAAGCATGTTAAATGTCCAAAATGTAATAGCAACATTAGTACTGATATAGTATCTTTTAATTGTcaa gTGTGTAAGGCGTTATTTAATGTtgacatttttaaaaattttaacatTTTTGAACTTTTCAATAT AGAAGCAAACTACGATATTGATAaaaatcatttaaaaaaaaagttcaatgaaattcaaaatatatatcatccaGATAAAAATGCCCAAAACGTAGAA gTCGATGAAATAAACCAAGTGTCTAGTTATCTTAATAATGCATATAGGACTTTATCAAACGATGTTGAACGggcattatatttattgaaaaTAGAATACAACTATATG ataTCAGAGGATGAATGCATGGATGATGATGAATTTCTATcagaaattataaaa attAATGTTGAAATCAGTAAACCAGATGCGAACATTGAATTATTAACAAG ggaatataaacaaaaatatgaggaatattcaaaagaaataaaattacaTTTCAAGGAAAAg aattttaataatatattgaatgTGCTGAAGAAGTTAAAGTTCATAAATAGAGTGCTTGAAAGactacaaaatatataa
- a CDS encoding CS domain protein, putative: MFIWSMVFNISLLIYINTLKCVILRRQNINKRVPSYNILFPSKDLKKKKYNSLPVGFIRNVFLYDKKKRGNKSFELFRGFGATCSYEWIECDENVEVKIRISPDINSDDIQYNIKSNYIYFKIRNKPKSLIEGKLKGNVDVNFSTWFIEKQRDCNILNIVLKKKSRGINEWVGVVEKESIIHVSYDNLSSSSTSSNISYMPSPTNNNNNNNNNNNNHNNNNNNNNNNHNNNNNNNDSMNNTIGCNNITSNELLYSQHFENAKFNDIFDFLINWASKKSSNQNEFGIPILKLKTSVIKNEDFIEIILTGYDSLKWEAEDSIIFKLGIINNGVSLNIYRGNVASGLKGTYGSMISYLVQESEEIIIRKLQHDIKGLYYLNPLSKNIQKCMHTQSPQSNYSYRTDEKNVKHISINEDDNQKIRNDNMDNKFETDHNNKANHHHNHHHNHHHNHHHHNSNNNNNNPVEEIKKDSEQEDLIVKELQLNSTVKLSCEDKSKEPSFMKDWSEEKKIEFRRNSVLELKKNLELTQENKISLKLEDYISHMKSSFDLTDEESKLVWQKGIKKSDEQKNREKFYRFTEIENLTEKIGLFNIDDENIDNFSNMHYERIKKGVKQDGGSNGYVENDTPNTSHTNDTHHTNDTRHTNDTRHTTNTRHTNDTRHTNNSSDINNDPNDNYDNQNSFYDVTPNITNSNNINQQFYNCLEEELLDTENKKEKTLHEIYIQSNDKEKKEMREKWRVNEMRLNTLIDEIKYLDDNIIPTVCNNYRDVLLSDEYPCLMKIRLNENPPKNEEEKKILQIVNSFVMSLYDDIKILMEHEEKEHLKKIQLICEKVIQDEKGLNEFIESMKPLLDYSFLGYIKHAIKMEKKNIQAQKKDFRQQPSDWLIILMIIQKGIYTILEKDIWQDVINISAIICHDNPAVRKTILNTMVASMAKADWIFFKDIIKTLYKSVQDKKLTANHFPDFPHIPEAIFQLNYDIEQILPDWFIKEMLDEYDKSIVEQMKSKKPLFWKMKEIKWDPKFVNNFKMLQVQKYKEYESYKKK; encoded by the coding sequence atgtttatatggTCGATGGTCTTTAATATTAGcttactaatatatataaatacactGAAATGTGTTATATTAAGAAggcaaaatataaataaaagagtaccttcatataatatattatttccaagtaaggatttaaaaaaaaagaaatataactCTTTGCCAGTAGGTTTTATAAgaaatgtttttttatatgataaaaagaaaagaggTAATAAATCATTTGAGCTGTTCAGAGGTTTTGGGGCTACCTGTTCATATGAATGGATAGAATGTGATGAAAATGTGGAAGTTAAAATTAGAATATCACCAGATATTAATTCTGACGATattcaatataatattaagagtaattatatttatttcaaaataagaaataaacCAAAAAGCTTGATAGAAGGGAAATTAAAAGGAAATGTTGATGTTAATTTTTCAACATGGTTTATAGAAAAACAAAGAGattgtaatattttaaatattgttttaaaaaaaaaaagtagagGAATTAATGAATGGGTAGGAGTAGTAGAAAAGGAAAGTATCATACATGTATCATATGATaatttatcatcatcatcaacaagttcaaatatatcatatatgcCCTCACCcacaaataataacaataataataataataataataataatcataataataataataataataataataataatcataataataataataataataatgatagtatGAATAATACCATTggttgtaataatattacatcaAACGAATTATTATATAGCCAACATTTTGAGAACGCAAAATTTAATGATATTTTTGATTTCCTTATTAACTGGGCTAGTAAAAAATCAAGCAATCAAAACGAATTTGGTATCCCAATTcttaaattaaaaacaagtgtcataaaaaatgaagatttTATAGAAATTATTCTAACAGGTTATGATAGCTTAAAATGGGAAGCAGAAGAtagtataatttttaaattaggaattattaataatggtgtgagtttaaatatatatagaggaAATGTTGCTAGTGGTCTTAAAGGTACTTATGGAAGTATGATTAGCTATCTTGTTCAAGAAAGTgaagaaataattattagAAAATTACAACATGATATAAAAGGTCTCTATTATCTTAATCCATTgtcaaaaaatatacagaAATGTATGCACACACAATCACCTCAAAGTAATTATAGTTATAGAactgatgaaaaaaatgtaaaacatatatctataaatgaagatgataatcaaaaaataaggaatgataatatggataataaaTTTGAGAcagatcataataataaagcaAACCATCACCACAACCACCACCACAACCACCACCACAaccatcatcatcataatagtaataataataataataatcctgtggaagaaataaaaaaagatagtGAACAAGAAGATTTAATTGTTAAAGAACTACAATTAAATTCAACCGTCAAATTAAGCTGTGAAGATAAAAGTAAAGAACCAAGTTTTATGAAGGATTGGtcagaagaaaaaaaaattgaattcAGAAGAAATTCAGTTTTAGAATTGAAAAAGAATCTAGAATTAActcaagaaaataaaatttcatTAAAATTAGAAGATTATATTTCTCATATGAAAAGTTCATTTGATCTAACAGATGAAGAATCCAAATTGGTTTGGCAGAAGGGTATAAAAAAATCTGATGAACAAAAGAATAGAGAAAAATTTTATAGATTTACTGAAATAGAGAATTTAACTGAGAAAATTGGATTGTTTAATatagatgatgaaaatattgatAACTTTTCAAACATGCATTATGAGAGAATAAAGAAGGGTGTAAAACAAGATGGTGGCTCAAATGGATATGTAGAAAATGATACACCTAATACAAGTCATACAAATGATACACATCATACAAATGATACACGTCATACAAATGATACACGTCATACAACTAATACACGTCATACAAATGATACACGTCATACAAATAACAGtagtgatataaataatgatccAAATGACAATTATGATAATCAAAATAGCTTCTATGATGTTACACCTAATATTAccaatagtaataatatcaaccaacaattttataattgccttgaagaagaattattagatacagaaaataaaaaggaaaagacGTTACacgaaatatatatacaaagtaatgataaagaaaaaaaagaaatgagaGAAAAATGGAGAGTGAATGAAATGAGATTAAATACATTAattgatgaaataaaatatttagatgataatataattccAACTGTTTGTAATAATTATCGAGATGTTTTATTAAGTGATGAATATCCATGTTTAATGAAAATACGATTAAATGAAAATCCAccaaaaaatgaagaagaaaaaaaaatattacagaTTGTTAATTCTTTTGTTATGAGTCtttatgatgatataaaaatattaatggaacatgaagaaaaagaacatttaaaaaaaatccaACTAATATGTGAAAAAGTTATACAGGATGAAAAAGGACTTAATGAATTTATTGAATCTATGAAACCATTATTAGATTATTCTTTTCTaggatatataaaacatgctataaaaatggaaaaaaaaaatattcaagcTCAAAAAAAAGATTTCAGACAACAACCATCAGATTggttaattatattaatgataatacaaaaagGTATTTATACTATTCTTGAAAAAGATATATGGCAAGATGTAATAAATATCTCTGCAATCATATGTCATGATAATCCAGCTGTAAGAAAAACAATTCTAAATACTATGGTAGCTTCTATGGCAAAAGCTGATTGGATCTTCTTTaaagatattattaaaactTTATATAAAAGTGTTCAAGATAAAAAACTCACAGCTAACCATTTCCCAGATTTCCCACATATTCCTGAAGCTATATTTCAATTAAATTATGATATTGAACAAATTCTACCTGACTGGTTCATAAAAGAAATGTTAgatgaatatgataaatCCATAGTTGAACAAATGAAGTCAAAAAAACCACTCTTCTGgaaaatgaaagaaataaaatggGATCCAAAATTTGTAAACAATTTTAAAATGTTGCAGgtacaaaaatataaggaatatgaaagttataaaaaaaaataa